The following proteins are encoded in a genomic region of Magnolia sinica isolate HGM2019 chromosome 1, MsV1, whole genome shotgun sequence:
- the LOC131242523 gene encoding 14 kDa zinc-binding protein isoform X2 codes for MISFPFSASKSMAAAAANPFLLLRHSHALRALTTAKTSLGFPNSHCRIPILPLLHSNRFDKIIAKEIPSTIVYEDEKVLAFRDISPQAPVHVLVIPKFRDGLTQLSKAEPRHAEILGHLLYAAKIVAEKEGIQDGFRVVINNGPDACQSVYHLHLHILGKRPMKWPPG; via the exons AtgatttcctttcctttctctgcTTCAAAATCCATGGCAGCAGCGGCAGCCAATCCCTTCCTGCTTTTAAG GCATTCTCATGCACTTCGAGCTCTCACGACTGCGAAGACATCTCTCGGTTTCCCGAACAGTCATTGCAGAATCCCTATTCTTCCTCTCCTCCATTCGAACAG ATTTGACAAAATCATAGCAAAGGAAATCCCTTCGACCATAGTATATGAGGATGAGAAGGTGTTGGCATTTCGGGATATCAGTCCACAGGCTCCTGTTCATGTTTTAGTTATTCCAAAATTCAGGGATGGACTAACACAACTCAGCAAG GCGGAACCAAGACATGCAGAGATCTTGGGTCATCTTCTGTACGCTGCTAAAATAGTGGCGGAGAAGGAAGGTATCCAGGACGGGTTTCGTGTTGTCATCAACAACGGTCCAGATGCAT GTCAATCTGTTTATCATCTTCATCTGCATATACTCGGCAAGAGACCGATGAAGTGGCCACCTGGTTGA
- the LOC131236786 gene encoding uncharacterized protein LOC131236786: protein MDAMQVALPVLGIFAAAAVVFYAVSFAEIREKSFRELDESDSESGGFKSSLSSRKRRARRKAEKQQGSRD from the exons atggaTGCAATGCAAGTCGCACTTCCTGTGTTGGGAATCTTTGCAGCTGCTGCTGTTGTCTTCTACGCCGTCAGCTTCGCTGAGATCAGAGAG AAATCATTTAGAGAGTTGGACGAATCGGATTCTGAAAGTGGTGGATTCAAGTCCTCACTGAGCTCGAGAAAGCGACGAGCTAGAAGAAAAGCTGAAAAACAACAAGGAAGTAGAGATTGA
- the LOC131242523 gene encoding 14 kDa zinc-binding protein isoform X1 — MISFPFSASKSMAAAAANPFLLLRHSHALRALTTAKTSLGFPNSHCRIPILPLLHSNRSIHRISAAADEEASAKAAAASADSGGPTIFDKIIAKEIPSTIVYEDEKVLAFRDISPQAPVHVLVIPKFRDGLTQLSKAEPRHAEILGHLLYAAKIVAEKEGIQDGFRVVINNGPDACQSVYHLHLHILGKRPMKWPPG, encoded by the exons AtgatttcctttcctttctctgcTTCAAAATCCATGGCAGCAGCGGCAGCCAATCCCTTCCTGCTTTTAAG GCATTCTCATGCACTTCGAGCTCTCACGACTGCGAAGACATCTCTCGGTTTCCCGAACAGTCATTGCAGAATCCCTATTCTTCCTCTCCTCCATTCGAACAG ATCCATACATCGCATTAGTGCTGCTGCTGATGAAGAAGCTTCTGCCAAAGCAGCTGCAGCCAGTGCGGACAGTGGAGGTCCAACCAT ATTTGACAAAATCATAGCAAAGGAAATCCCTTCGACCATAGTATATGAGGATGAGAAGGTGTTGGCATTTCGGGATATCAGTCCACAGGCTCCTGTTCATGTTTTAGTTATTCCAAAATTCAGGGATGGACTAACACAACTCAGCAAG GCGGAACCAAGACATGCAGAGATCTTGGGTCATCTTCTGTACGCTGCTAAAATAGTGGCGGAGAAGGAAGGTATCCAGGACGGGTTTCGTGTTGTCATCAACAACGGTCCAGATGCAT GTCAATCTGTTTATCATCTTCATCTGCATATACTCGGCAAGAGACCGATGAAGTGGCCACCTGGTTGA